One Vallitalea pronyensis genomic region harbors:
- a CDS encoding DUF2785 domain-containing protein codes for MNTMQPLVEQMERIVRHEYKVPKDVKPFSLALKMLDIIGIEDAHIRDDLVYMVMATWISEGIFSHEELRKILQLLLNDQHLFYRIGENHSDTVFTRSFSILLIPLIIEQHMKDSFLKDDELDEIYYQVIRYCKEEQDVRGYVEGKGWAHTAAHTADAMSAMVLLPNITHERMMHILDLIRDKVCIGSYQYIHQEDERMVAALLNILDRNRVSLDAFNGYILSYEPLDQKGIFPDDMYLMCNVKHFLRSLYFRLLARNGYKKITDSILQVLNAITPFHD; via the coding sequence ATGAATACGATGCAACCATTAGTAGAACAAATGGAAAGAATTGTACGTCACGAATATAAAGTGCCAAAAGATGTTAAACCATTTAGTCTCGCTCTAAAAATGCTTGACATCATAGGTATTGAAGACGCCCATATTCGAGATGATTTGGTCTACATGGTTATGGCTACATGGATATCTGAAGGCATATTCTCACATGAAGAATTACGAAAAATTCTTCAACTGTTGTTAAATGATCAACACTTGTTTTATAGAATAGGTGAAAACCACTCCGATACAGTATTCACACGTTCTTTTTCGATATTACTGATTCCCCTTATTATTGAACAGCATATGAAAGATTCATTTCTAAAAGACGATGAATTAGATGAAATCTATTACCAAGTCATACGTTATTGCAAAGAGGAACAGGATGTAAGAGGTTATGTTGAAGGAAAAGGATGGGCACATACAGCGGCCCATACAGCAGATGCCATGAGTGCCATGGTTTTATTACCGAATATAACCCATGAACGTATGATGCATATCCTGGATTTAATACGTGACAAAGTATGTATTGGCTCTTATCAATACATCCACCAAGAAGATGAGAGAATGGTTGCAGCCCTATTAAATATTTTGGATAGGAATAGGGTATCCCTTGATGCATTCAATGGGTATATCCTATCTTATGAACCATTGGATCAAAAGGGGATTTTCCCAGACGATATGTACCTTATGTGTAATGTCAAGCATTTTCTTCGAAGTTTATATTTCAGGCTACTAGCCCGTAATGGCTATAAGAAGATAACGGACAGTATTCTTCAAGTACTGAATGCCATTACACCTTTTCATGATTAG
- a CDS encoding LysE family transporter, translating into MPSIANFLSYVFLTTFTPGPNNIMSMSNASRYGLKRSIRFNLGIFTGFFIIIVMCNIFSVTLYQVIPSVKPLMTYIGAGYILMLAWKTFKSKPGKKGTINTYTDTFQSGLLLQFVNPKVILYGITIVSTFIAPYYHAPMILGGFSLFLAFISFVSTCSWALFGSLFQSFLSHHYKIINLVMALLLVYCAVSLFF; encoded by the coding sequence ATGCCAAGTATAGCTAATTTTTTATCTTATGTATTTTTGACTACCTTCACACCAGGTCCCAATAATATCATGTCCATGTCCAATGCCAGTCGATATGGTCTTAAAAGGAGCATACGCTTTAATTTGGGCATTTTTACTGGTTTTTTTATCATCATCGTGATGTGCAATATTTTTAGCGTTACTCTCTATCAAGTTATCCCCTCTGTAAAGCCTCTTATGACGTATATTGGAGCAGGCTATATCCTCATGTTAGCTTGGAAGACTTTTAAAAGTAAACCAGGTAAGAAAGGCACCATTAATACATATACCGATACATTTCAATCTGGATTACTCCTACAATTTGTCAACCCAAAAGTTATTCTTTATGGGATTACCATTGTGTCAACTTTTATTGCACCTTATTATCATGCACCTATGATACTGGGTGGGTTTTCACTCTTCTTAGCTTTTATAAGCTTTGTATCCACATGTTCTTGGGCGTTGTTTGGCTCCCTCTTTCAAAGTTTTCTCTCCCATCATTACAAAATCATCAACCTTGTTATGGCTTTACTTTTAGTGTATTGTGCTGTATCCCTCTTTTTTTAA
- a CDS encoding response regulator, with amino-acid sequence MYFNKMIKILIINNENVSAHSLKQIIEQDDDIHVIGCRQSIHEALLFCEKTVPDIILFDLQVSDISVIEATTMIKARHAHVKIFILSSYDQVPYIESAIKNNVDAFLSKTIYPEDLIPCIKSVAIGMKLMDNKMFSPMRLKLKNKSDRNNQLRVKLTERELSVIKLIIEGLSNKEIAKEIILSEGTVRNIVSRLLHKFNVKNRVKLAINAMHLEYD; translated from the coding sequence ATGTACTTTAATAAGATGATTAAGATTTTAATAATTAATAATGAAAATGTATCGGCCCATAGCTTAAAGCAAATTATTGAACAAGATGATGATATCCACGTAATTGGGTGCAGGCAAAGCATTCATGAAGCCCTATTATTTTGTGAAAAGACAGTACCTGATATTATTTTATTCGATTTACAGGTATCGGATATATCTGTAATCGAAGCAACAACAATGATTAAAGCCCGTCATGCTCATGTAAAAATATTTATACTAAGCAGTTATGACCAAGTGCCCTATATCGAGTCCGCCATAAAAAATAATGTGGATGCGTTTCTATCAAAAACAATCTATCCAGAAGACCTCATACCTTGCATTAAAAGTGTGGCAATCGGTATGAAACTAATGGATAATAAAATGTTTAGTCCTATGCGATTAAAGTTGAAAAATAAAAGTGACCGTAACAATCAGCTTCGTGTTAAACTAACAGAAAGAGAATTAAGTGTGATTAAACTCATTATTGAAGGCTTGAGTAATAAAGAAATTGCGAAAGAAATTATTCTATCAGAAGGAACGGTGAGGAACATTGTTTCCCGCCTGTTACATAAGTTCAATGTAAAAAATAGAGTAAAGTTAGCCATCAATGCTATGCATTTAGAGTATGATTAA